Proteins from a genomic interval of Paenibacillus sp. RC334:
- a CDS encoding DUF4132 domain-containing protein, whose protein sequence is MHQEKNEQEYFTELKGRAAQLDGQQQELAQHVMELGRIHYIREDEEPFNECQRILKVQAEASGEPLFKPLAEVLRQLIGTMAGDVFAYITEHVTEYPYSTGYERKPFRTSDITSHTSRIYKRMVQLIRMDWIGFSLIDYLTKKDYEHGNDYRIQETISDWIAYELDNGNPQVLEALKGIVYGDNQTALLTRAMIKGMLLSHQEENYHMIGELLAAAKLQEGLRQSIVEQMDEGTPEALVYLLKVIIDQGFIRYSSVVRALAVWTGMGLESANQRVVRQLIEQAYEALTNSELRQEWLTSANANEVYMSLWATAVHEERELYGQVRQVMEQGAPYQKIVALYVLSNSENKDVRLGIAREYLNETDPELQYWVLTNYTNNYFYEWVEGGTVADRIVKVVRTPLLENKEERRKDFERLHALFAQMKKGESTEPSKVLDFVNVHHRSDAPIQKMLYLIGYDMDATWIGEIIALKDQISSNLRGELLNQFVRNPDDTVQREFIFSSLSDKSMSIREFAVAKAHKLTLAEEEMQQMEGLLKLKTGSLRQSVIGVLLAQPEKSLNSSLERLLRAKAELQRLGGLEILTKIYADPERAEQYETIQPLADIIQQPTAKEEQLLSKLGQEDAYTGTNGFGLYEPAAKEAWLEKQPDLGDFRLGDVFVGSLEKMKQFLSGLNELVHQHRDVEYTAEYYSGYKETLLIGANFRTVRLAQPNEEAVSMLSLYPLHEEWSRYLQESDMEASELLELVLYDRLDSMDQTLDRYYRYFSNHNMDYSELRKHKLLEGWRKDFAEQMYPLDRMKEVQQWIAELTYNDQVRTLINAYFLDTPGEETFDTIDLSLNTLMQAMPKDRPAEDMGMLHLLSSPWIGLEKGRVHDDESFKRFFHTFVNYNELADVLNHFYSPLELEDYFKAYEKGLIGVGEVYRELLAGSDSRRHMSSLTNARNTWIASNPEFLEIRRTVIERLLEVELVRGDLPTEATPKVMGLSRIEGMDYFIRILEGLDKETFVRGYVYGYGDRITKKESFSHLLKACYPHDGEDAALLKEKLSNAKITDKRLLEAAMYAPQWIEIVAGYLGWEGLRSAAWYFHAHINEGFSAEKETIVAHYSPIAPQDFNDGAFDIHWFHEAYETLGEERFDLLYDCAKYISAGANHRRSQLFADATLGKLKLSEMKKSVEDKRNKEHLLTYSLIPLVKPPEPAVRERYDFIQKFLEQSKKFGAQRKASEALVSRIALGNLARNAGYDDVTRLVWDMEARKLEDLRSYFEPHALEEATTIQLVIDEEGTADIEIVSKGKTLKSIPARFKKDEYVAALKELKGDLVDQYRRARKELERSMESGTAFMMKELTGLLGNPVLAPLVRTLVFKAGDRLGYFNEDTSGLADPSGQQYPVGEEDKLIIAHPLHLYESGRWSDFQKDLFDRQIRQPFKQVFRELYLPNADERASATVSRRYAGHQVQPNKTVALLKGRQWTVSYEEGLQKVYYAENLIANLYAMADWFSPADTEAPTLETVQFFDRTTYKSVPLEEVPPVLFSEVMRDVDLVVSVAHVGGVDPEASLTTIEMRNVIVQESLRLLKISNVRLDGNYARVDGSLGEYAVHLGSGGVYKQAKGALHIIPVHSQHRGRIFLPFLDEDPRTAEILSKIVLLAEDQKIKDPQILTQLQA, encoded by the coding sequence ATGCATCAGGAGAAAAATGAGCAGGAATATTTCACCGAACTGAAGGGGCGCGCGGCGCAACTGGATGGACAACAACAGGAATTGGCCCAACATGTTATGGAACTGGGTCGAATTCATTACATACGCGAGGATGAGGAGCCTTTTAACGAATGCCAGCGCATATTAAAAGTACAGGCAGAAGCAAGCGGAGAGCCGCTGTTCAAGCCACTGGCAGAGGTGCTGCGTCAGTTGATTGGAACAATGGCCGGGGATGTGTTTGCATATATAACAGAGCATGTGACTGAATATCCTTACAGTACAGGGTATGAGCGTAAACCGTTCCGTACCTCGGATATCACATCCCATACTTCGCGGATTTATAAAAGAATGGTGCAGCTTATCCGAATGGACTGGATCGGCTTCTCGCTTATAGATTATTTAACGAAAAAGGATTATGAACATGGGAATGACTATCGGATTCAAGAGACGATTAGTGATTGGATAGCCTATGAGTTGGACAACGGTAATCCGCAGGTCTTGGAGGCGCTAAAAGGTATTGTTTATGGCGATAACCAGACTGCGCTTCTTACGCGTGCCATGATTAAAGGAATGCTCTTGAGCCATCAAGAGGAGAATTACCATATGATCGGCGAGCTTTTGGCAGCTGCCAAGCTTCAGGAGGGATTGCGACAAAGCATCGTGGAGCAAATGGATGAAGGAACCCCGGAGGCTCTTGTATATCTGTTGAAGGTGATTATTGACCAGGGATTCATTCGTTACAGCTCGGTGGTACGGGCGCTTGCGGTATGGACAGGCATGGGCTTGGAGTCTGCTAATCAGCGGGTGGTTCGCCAACTGATTGAGCAGGCGTATGAAGCATTGACGAATAGCGAGCTGCGTCAGGAATGGCTGACTAGCGCGAATGCCAATGAGGTATATATGAGCTTGTGGGCTACCGCAGTACATGAGGAACGTGAACTGTATGGACAAGTTCGGCAAGTCATGGAACAGGGAGCACCTTATCAGAAGATTGTAGCGCTTTATGTACTCTCTAACAGTGAAAACAAGGATGTGCGTCTGGGGATTGCCAGAGAATATCTGAATGAGACGGACCCGGAGCTTCAATACTGGGTACTGACGAACTATACAAATAATTATTTTTACGAATGGGTAGAAGGCGGGACGGTCGCGGATCGGATCGTTAAAGTGGTTCGTACTCCATTACTGGAAAATAAAGAAGAGCGACGCAAGGATTTTGAGCGACTTCATGCTCTGTTTGCACAGATGAAAAAAGGCGAGTCTACCGAGCCCTCCAAGGTGCTGGATTTTGTAAACGTTCATCACCGTTCGGATGCGCCAATTCAAAAAATGCTGTATCTTATCGGTTACGATATGGACGCGACCTGGATTGGAGAAATCATAGCCTTAAAGGATCAGATTAGCTCTAATCTACGCGGTGAGCTGCTGAATCAATTTGTGCGGAATCCGGATGATACGGTGCAACGTGAATTTATTTTCTCAAGCTTGTCCGACAAAAGTATGAGCATTCGCGAGTTCGCTGTTGCCAAGGCGCACAAGCTGACGCTGGCGGAAGAGGAAATGCAGCAAATGGAGGGGCTATTGAAGCTCAAGACGGGTTCCCTGCGGCAAAGTGTCATTGGTGTACTGCTGGCACAACCGGAGAAGTCTTTGAATAGTTCATTGGAGCGGTTGCTTCGGGCAAAGGCGGAGCTGCAACGATTGGGCGGACTTGAAATATTGACGAAGATTTATGCAGACCCCGAGCGTGCCGAGCAGTATGAAACTATCCAGCCTTTAGCAGATATCATTCAGCAGCCGACGGCTAAGGAGGAACAACTGCTGTCCAAGCTGGGGCAGGAGGATGCTTATACGGGGACAAACGGCTTTGGCTTGTACGAGCCTGCTGCCAAGGAGGCTTGGCTGGAAAAGCAGCCGGATCTGGGTGATTTCCGGTTGGGTGATGTTTTTGTGGGTTCACTGGAGAAGATGAAGCAATTCCTGAGCGGACTGAATGAGCTTGTCCACCAGCATCGTGATGTAGAATATACTGCTGAGTATTATTCGGGCTACAAAGAAACGCTGCTAATCGGCGCTAATTTTCGTACCGTACGCTTGGCTCAGCCTAATGAGGAAGCAGTCTCCATGCTGTCTTTATATCCTCTTCACGAGGAATGGAGTCGTTATTTGCAGGAGAGCGACATGGAAGCAAGTGAACTGCTAGAGCTTGTTTTATATGACCGATTGGATTCTATGGATCAAACACTTGATCGCTACTACCGTTATTTCTCCAATCATAACATGGACTATTCAGAACTGAGAAAGCACAAGCTGCTGGAAGGATGGCGTAAAGATTTCGCTGAACAAATGTATCCTTTAGATCGAATGAAGGAAGTTCAGCAATGGATAGCAGAGCTGACGTATAACGATCAGGTAAGAACGCTGATTAATGCTTATTTTCTGGACACTCCTGGCGAGGAAACCTTTGATACCATTGATCTCTCGTTGAATACATTGATGCAAGCTATGCCCAAGGACAGACCTGCTGAGGACATGGGAATGCTGCACCTGCTGTCTAGCCCGTGGATCGGGCTGGAGAAAGGGCGTGTACATGATGATGAGTCCTTTAAGCGCTTTTTCCATACTTTTGTAAACTATAATGAGCTGGCAGACGTATTAAATCACTTTTATTCACCGCTGGAGCTGGAGGATTATTTCAAGGCATATGAAAAAGGGCTGATCGGTGTAGGAGAAGTGTATCGGGAACTGTTGGCTGGCAGTGATAGCAGAAGACATATGAGTTCCTTAACGAATGCCCGCAATACATGGATTGCCAGCAATCCGGAATTTTTGGAAATACGGCGTACGGTTATTGAACGACTGCTGGAGGTTGAATTGGTTCGAGGCGATTTGCCTACCGAGGCCACCCCAAAAGTGATGGGCTTGAGCCGGATTGAAGGGATGGATTATTTCATTCGTATTCTGGAGGGACTCGACAAGGAAACGTTCGTGCGTGGTTATGTGTATGGCTACGGTGATCGTATCACCAAAAAAGAATCGTTCAGCCACTTGCTCAAGGCATGTTATCCGCATGATGGCGAGGATGCTGCTTTGCTGAAGGAAAAGCTGAGTAACGCTAAAATTACGGATAAACGTCTGCTGGAGGCGGCAATGTATGCTCCACAGTGGATTGAAATTGTAGCAGGTTATCTTGGATGGGAAGGTCTTCGCAGTGCTGCATGGTACTTCCATGCGCATATCAATGAAGGTTTTTCCGCCGAGAAGGAAACGATTGTAGCTCATTATTCGCCGATTGCTCCGCAGGATTTTAATGATGGAGCCTTCGATATTCACTGGTTTCATGAGGCCTATGAGACGTTGGGCGAGGAACGATTTGATCTGCTGTACGACTGTGCCAAATATATTTCGGCCGGAGCCAATCATCGCAGGTCTCAGTTATTTGCGGATGCGACGCTGGGTAAGCTGAAACTGAGTGAAATGAAAAAGTCGGTGGAAGACAAACGAAACAAGGAACATTTGCTGACCTACAGTCTGATTCCTCTTGTCAAACCTCCTGAACCAGCTGTACGGGAACGTTATGACTTCATCCAGAAGTTTCTGGAACAGAGCAAAAAATTTGGGGCACAGCGTAAGGCCAGTGAAGCTCTGGTTTCACGAATTGCGCTTGGGAATTTGGCACGTAACGCAGGCTATGATGATGTAACCCGGCTTGTGTGGGACATGGAAGCCCGTAAGCTGGAGGATCTCCGGTCTTATTTTGAGCCACATGCTTTGGAAGAGGCTACAACGATACAGCTTGTCATTGATGAGGAAGGAACGGCAGATATTGAGATTGTCAGCAAAGGGAAGACGCTGAAATCTATTCCGGCTCGCTTCAAGAAGGATGAGTATGTTGCTGCGTTGAAGGAGCTTAAAGGTGATCTGGTAGATCAGTATCGTAGAGCCCGCAAGGAATTGGAACGCTCTATGGAGTCCGGCACGGCCTTTATGATGAAGGAATTAACGGGATTATTAGGCAACCCTGTGCTTGCTCCGTTGGTGCGAACGCTAGTTTTCAAGGCTGGAGATCGCTTGGGATATTTCAATGAAGATACATCAGGGTTGGCTGATCCTTCGGGTCAACAGTATCCCGTAGGTGAAGAGGACAAGCTGATCATCGCTCATCCGCTCCATTTGTACGAAAGTGGTCGCTGGAGCGACTTCCAGAAGGATTTATTTGACCGCCAGATTCGGCAGCCGTTTAAACAGGTGTTCCGTGAGCTGTATTTGCCGAATGCAGATGAACGTGCAAGTGCCACCGTTTCCCGTCGATATGCAGGACATCAGGTACAGCCGAATAAAACGGTAGCCCTGCTGAAAGGTCGCCAATGGACGGTCAGCTATGAGGAAGGACTACAGAAGGTGTATTATGCCGAAAACCTGATTGCTAACCTGTACGCGATGGCAGATTGGTTCTCACCAGCCGATACCGAGGCTCCTACACTGGAGACGGTGCAATTCTTTGATCGGACAACGTATAAGAGTGTGCCGTTGGAGGAAGTTCCTCCAGTGCTGTTCTCGGAAGTCATGCGGGATGTAGATTTGGTCGTCAGTGTCGCCCATGTGGGCGGTGTTGATCCGGAAGCCAGTCTTACGACCATTGAAATGCGCAACGTTATTGTGCAGGAATCGCTGCGTTTGTTGAAAATCAGTAATGTACGTTTGGATGGGAATTATGCGCGTGTAGACGGCAGTCTTGGTGAATATGCGGTGCATTTGGGAAGCGGCGGTGTCTACAAGCAGGCGAAGGGAGCGCTGCATATCATTCCGGTGCATTCGCAGCATCGTGGGCGCATCTTCCTGCCGTTCCTGGATGAAGATCCAAGAACAGCCGAGATTTTATCCAAAATTGTACTGCTGGCTGAGGATCAGAAAATCAAGGACCCGCAAATTCTTACGCAGCTTCAGGCGTAG
- a CDS encoding Gfo/Idh/MocA family oxidoreductase, whose amino-acid sequence MSKKIKWGIVGTGWIADQFAADLAHVTNGEGYAVGSRTIESATEFAAKHQIARAYGSYEELAQDPEVDAIYIGTPHPFHKENVLTALRAGKAVLCEKPFTVNSGELEELIGLACEHKLFLMEAMWTRFLPPIRQVREWIDAGRIGEVKLVKAEFGFRVEWNPEGRLLNPDLGGGALLDTGIYPVSFASMVFGPEPKHVWSTAHIGETGVDETFSILLDYGNGRTAVLNGAVRLGLTNEAYIHGTKGYIHIPSFLNSTSATLHVDGEEVQTFQDDRASTGYAFEAEEVGRCLNEGLFESSTISLDESLGIMKLMDQIRAQWGLRYPFE is encoded by the coding sequence ATGAGCAAGAAGATCAAATGGGGAATTGTCGGCACGGGATGGATTGCAGATCAATTCGCCGCGGATTTGGCGCATGTTACGAACGGGGAAGGGTACGCTGTTGGATCACGTACCATTGAAAGCGCTACCGAATTTGCAGCCAAGCATCAAATTGCACGCGCTTATGGATCCTACGAGGAACTGGCTCAAGATCCCGAGGTAGATGCTATATACATAGGCACTCCTCATCCTTTTCATAAAGAAAATGTTCTGACGGCTCTTCGGGCCGGAAAAGCCGTCCTGTGTGAGAAACCTTTCACCGTGAATAGTGGGGAACTGGAGGAACTGATCGGCTTAGCATGTGAGCATAAGCTATTCCTGATGGAAGCGATGTGGACACGCTTTTTGCCTCCGATTCGCCAAGTGCGGGAGTGGATAGACGCGGGACGAATTGGTGAGGTGAAGCTGGTTAAGGCAGAATTTGGTTTTCGTGTAGAATGGAACCCGGAAGGACGCTTATTGAACCCCGATCTGGGCGGAGGTGCTTTATTAGATACGGGAATTTATCCGGTTTCTTTTGCTTCGATGGTGTTCGGTCCTGAACCCAAGCATGTATGGAGTACCGCTCATATCGGGGAAACGGGTGTTGACGAGACGTTTTCCATCCTGCTGGATTACGGAAATGGACGTACGGCTGTGCTCAATGGGGCGGTTCGTCTCGGGTTGACGAATGAGGCATATATCCATGGCACAAAGGGATATATCCACATTCCATCTTTCCTGAATAGCACGTCGGCTACTTTACATGTGGACGGCGAAGAGGTACAAACCTTTCAGGATGACCGAGCTTCCACAGGGTATGCCTTTGAAGCAGAAGAAGTGGGGCGCTGCCTGAATGAAGGCTTATTCGAAAGTTCCACGATATCTTTGGATGAATCACTGGGCATTATGAAGCTGATGGATCAGATTCGTGCACAGTGGGGGCTTCGGTATCCTTTTGAGTAA
- a CDS encoding glycoside hydrolase family 3 C-terminal domain-containing protein, with protein sequence MKMKSTWLFRMMMMTVIAAVVIGPMNIAGAAGSRTDRPWMNTSLSAEERTTLLLKEMTLEEKIDLVTGKVNNYYGFYNDPIERLGIPALTMADGPAGVRIANPDVQNKQSTALPAPIALAATWDTQAAKQYGDLIGDEAFNTTHNVVLGPGMDIARIPWGSRNFESMGEDPLLQSQMATAYVKGVQSHPVLATAKHYLMNNQETERFTTNVKVSDRALHEIYIRPFQEVIAKADLGGAMCSFNKVNGEPACENKTLLTDLLKKELQFKGFIMSDYGANLSTVESANAGLDLETPGTPFGKWGDQLLTAVKNGKVSEKTVDEKAGRILVQMFSKGLFDHPVQNNQIDARDHGKTARQLAEESMVLLQNKNNTLPLSKDKLKSIAVIGPDADSGTVAGGGSSLVNPTYTVSPLEGIRNRVGKGVTVQYAPGTDPISAGDIMPGPSAVPSSLLTTSDKKEDISVGYATYGDDEQGLRGEYWKNNKMEGSPELVRNDGQVNMNLGFYNYQGFNAKSPKVPNTPTTLNGLISARWTGAIAAPKDGDYALSLTSLGSSKLYLDDKLFVDNQGTKLGTTKKNISLKAGEKHKVRIEYRADYPTNGRDSGGMVRFGWEPPADTSDKLIDNAVKLAKKSDVAIVVTRTYESEGYVERSDMELPNNQDRLIRAVAAANPKTIVVQMSGRAVQMDTWQNKVPAIVQAWFAGQEQGNAIARVLFGDVNPSGKLPVTFPVNEQSTPVSSPEKFPGVNGIGDYSDGIFVGYRGYEKSGIQPAFSFGYGLSYTTFGYSDLKIKQHASGNKSNRTSTVEVSLKLKNTGKTAGAEVVQVYSGKLPTNVETPSRQLAGWSKIELKPGQEKKVRIELDPKALSYWDEKSKAWVMPSGEVPIYVGSSSQDTRLTVSVTIPAASTGKASK encoded by the coding sequence GTGAAAATGAAATCAACATGGTTGTTTCGTATGATGATGATGACTGTCATTGCGGCTGTTGTGATCGGACCGATGAATATTGCAGGAGCGGCAGGAAGCCGGACAGACCGGCCCTGGATGAATACGTCCCTTTCGGCTGAAGAACGAACGACGCTGTTGTTGAAGGAAATGACGCTGGAAGAAAAAATAGATTTGGTGACTGGTAAGGTCAACAATTATTATGGATTCTACAATGATCCGATTGAGCGTCTGGGCATCCCGGCGTTGACGATGGCAGACGGCCCTGCGGGTGTACGTATCGCCAATCCGGACGTTCAGAACAAGCAATCTACTGCGCTGCCAGCTCCAATTGCGTTAGCTGCAACATGGGATACCCAAGCTGCCAAACAGTATGGTGATCTGATCGGAGACGAGGCTTTTAATACGACCCATAATGTCGTGCTCGGACCGGGGATGGATATTGCCCGCATTCCATGGGGATCGCGGAACTTTGAATCTATGGGTGAGGACCCGTTGCTGCAATCGCAAATGGCGACCGCTTATGTCAAAGGTGTACAAAGCCATCCTGTGTTGGCCACAGCCAAGCATTATCTTATGAATAATCAGGAGACGGAGCGCTTCACGACGAATGTCAAAGTCAGTGACCGTGCGCTGCATGAAATTTACATACGTCCGTTTCAGGAGGTTATTGCCAAGGCTGATTTGGGAGGGGCGATGTGCTCTTTTAACAAGGTTAACGGCGAGCCTGCTTGTGAGAACAAGACCCTCTTGACGGACCTCTTGAAGAAGGAGCTTCAATTCAAAGGTTTCATAATGAGCGATTACGGTGCGAACCTGAGTACGGTAGAGTCCGCTAATGCGGGCTTGGACCTGGAAACACCGGGTACACCTTTTGGTAAATGGGGAGATCAACTGCTGACTGCTGTCAAGAACGGCAAGGTAAGTGAGAAAACAGTTGATGAGAAGGCTGGGCGTATTTTGGTGCAAATGTTCAGCAAAGGGTTGTTTGATCACCCGGTTCAAAATAATCAGATTGATGCCCGTGACCATGGCAAGACGGCCCGCCAATTGGCTGAGGAGAGCATGGTGCTGCTGCAAAATAAAAATAATACTTTGCCACTTTCCAAGGATAAGCTCAAATCCATTGCTGTTATCGGTCCCGATGCAGATAGCGGCACTGTAGCAGGCGGAGGCAGCTCGTTGGTGAACCCGACGTATACTGTAAGTCCGTTAGAGGGAATCCGCAATCGTGTCGGCAAAGGGGTAACCGTCCAATATGCACCAGGTACAGACCCGATTTCTGCGGGAGACATTATGCCGGGTCCATCGGCTGTGCCATCCTCATTGCTGACCACATCCGACAAAAAAGAGGATATCAGCGTTGGATACGCTACTTATGGAGATGACGAACAGGGACTGCGGGGCGAATACTGGAAGAACAACAAAATGGAGGGCAGTCCGGAGCTTGTACGTAATGATGGTCAGGTCAACATGAATCTTGGATTTTATAATTATCAGGGCTTTAATGCGAAGTCCCCTAAAGTTCCCAATACGCCAACGACACTGAACGGCTTGATATCGGCGCGCTGGACGGGAGCAATTGCAGCACCTAAGGATGGCGATTATGCATTATCTTTAACCAGTTTGGGATCAAGCAAGCTATATCTCGATGACAAGCTATTTGTGGATAATCAGGGCACGAAGCTGGGTACCACGAAGAAAAACATCTCGCTCAAAGCAGGTGAAAAGCACAAGGTGCGGATCGAATATCGTGCCGATTATCCGACAAATGGCCGTGATTCCGGCGGAATGGTTCGTTTCGGCTGGGAACCTCCGGCAGATACGTCAGACAAGCTGATTGACAATGCGGTGAAGCTGGCGAAAAAGTCGGATGTAGCGATTGTCGTCACACGTACTTATGAGAGCGAAGGCTATGTTGAGCGTTCCGATATGGAACTGCCAAACAATCAGGATCGGCTGATCCGTGCGGTTGCCGCGGCGAACCCGAAAACCATTGTTGTGCAAATGAGCGGCAGAGCTGTACAGATGGACACTTGGCAGAATAAAGTTCCCGCCATCGTACAAGCATGGTTTGCTGGTCAAGAGCAGGGGAATGCCATAGCACGCGTTCTGTTCGGGGATGTGAATCCTTCTGGCAAGCTGCCCGTAACCTTCCCGGTTAACGAGCAGTCCACGCCGGTATCCTCACCGGAGAAATTCCCGGGTGTGAACGGAATAGGCGACTATTCGGACGGTATTTTTGTAGGCTACCGGGGATATGAGAAATCGGGAATTCAACCCGCATTCTCCTTCGGATACGGCTTATCCTATACGACCTTTGGCTATAGCGATCTGAAAATAAAACAGCACGCGAGCGGAAATAAATCCAATCGTACGAGCACCGTCGAGGTTTCGCTAAAATTGAAAAACACCGGGAAAACTGCCGGAGCAGAGGTTGTGCAGGTGTACAGTGGGAAGCTTCCGACAAACGTGGAAACTCCATCCCGTCAACTGGCAGGCTGGTCTAAGATCGAGCTGAAGCCGGGCCAGGAGAAGAAGGTCCGCATTGAACTGGACCCGAAGGCTTTATCATACTGGGATGAAAAGTCCAAAGCATGGGTTATGCCGTCCGGTGAAGTGCCGATTTATGTAGGCAGTTCCTCTCAGGATACACGACTGACAGTAAGTGTTACGATTCCGGCAGCTTCTACAGGAAAGGCATCGAAGTAA
- a CDS encoding glycoside hydrolase family 30 beta sandwich domain-containing protein, which translates to MKKPQKQRRSNIWLLVAATAILVCAILVSIAIRNSPEPKAESSVSMWLTSPDPANRLTEQAPIHWSNDNAKGGAANSNVLTVEVKPDIRYQTMEGFGAAVSGSSAYLMNHGMSPDQRDQLLNDLFTASGIQLSYIRHTIGASDYSVDEQGQPSSYTYDDVASGKDYDLNHFSITKDQDVTDVLKQIVRRNSDLRIMGTPWTAPPWMKYGEQTYNGWYLDYNDPRVYSAYADYFVRYIQAYANEGIPIQAISIQNEPEFTTSKYPSMSMGAAEQANFIKQYLGPALSRNKLSTQIIAFDHNWDTGSDYAHTVLGDEQSQSYTHGTAFHCYKGEPTAMTDVHNAFPNKAVYMTECSGGQWSPDFGDNLSWDMSKLIIGAPRNWSQNVLFWNVALDPSGGPTNGGCTNCRGVVTIDPLSGSVTKNVEYYAIGHASKFVRPGAVRIDSTHYSGSIETVAYRNPDGTLVLIAANTEADERTFKVRQGSKVFTCKLPAKSAATFQWNSSAS; encoded by the coding sequence ATGAAGAAACCCCAAAAGCAACGACGTTCCAACATTTGGCTGCTCGTAGCTGCAACTGCGATTTTGGTCTGTGCTATTCTGGTCAGTATCGCTATACGGAATAGCCCTGAGCCGAAAGCAGAAAGTAGCGTCAGCATGTGGCTGACGTCACCGGACCCGGCGAATCGCCTGACCGAGCAAGCTCCGATACATTGGAGTAACGATAATGCTAAAGGCGGCGCAGCCAACTCGAACGTACTGACGGTTGAGGTGAAGCCGGATATTCGTTACCAGACGATGGAGGGGTTCGGCGCAGCGGTATCCGGTTCATCCGCTTATCTCATGAATCACGGCATGTCTCCGGATCAGCGTGACCAGTTACTCAACGATTTGTTTACCGCGAGCGGTATTCAATTGAGCTATATTCGCCACACCATCGGGGCATCCGATTATTCGGTGGATGAACAAGGGCAGCCCAGCAGCTATACCTATGACGATGTGGCATCAGGCAAGGACTATGATCTGAACCACTTTTCCATTACCAAGGATCAGGACGTGACGGATGTGCTAAAGCAAATCGTACGCAGAAATTCTGACCTTCGGATTATGGGAACTCCGTGGACTGCGCCGCCCTGGATGAAATATGGGGAGCAGACGTACAATGGCTGGTATTTGGACTATAACGATCCGCGCGTCTATTCCGCATATGCTGACTATTTTGTACGTTATATTCAGGCTTATGCGAACGAAGGCATTCCGATTCAGGCGATTTCCATTCAAAATGAGCCAGAGTTCACCACGTCCAAGTATCCCAGCATGAGTATGGGGGCAGCCGAGCAGGCAAACTTTATTAAGCAATATTTGGGTCCTGCCTTAAGTCGGAACAAATTGTCCACCCAGATTATTGCTTTTGACCATAACTGGGATACCGGGAGTGATTATGCCCATACAGTGTTGGGAGATGAGCAATCTCAAAGCTATACGCACGGCACGGCCTTTCACTGCTACAAAGGAGAGCCCACAGCGATGACAGACGTGCATAATGCCTTTCCGAACAAGGCTGTGTACATGACAGAATGCAGTGGGGGGCAGTGGAGTCCGGATTTTGGGGATAATTTGAGCTGGGATATGTCCAAGCTGATCATCGGCGCACCACGGAACTGGTCGCAAAATGTTTTGTTCTGGAACGTGGCGCTTGATCCATCCGGTGGCCCGACAAATGGTGGCTGTACCAACTGTCGCGGTGTGGTTACCATTGATCCATTGAGCGGTTCCGTTACTAAAAATGTGGAGTACTATGCGATTGGACATGCCAGCAAATTTGTCCGCCCGGGTGCGGTCCGTATTGATTCCACGCATTACAGCGGAAGTATTGAAACGGTCGCCTACCGTAACCCCGACGGTACCCTTGTCCTGATTGCCGCTAATACGGAAGCGGACGAGCGGACTTTCAAGGTTCGGCAGGGAAGCAAAGTCTTTACCTGCAAGCTTCCTGCCAAATCGGCAGCTACCTTTCAATGGAACTCTTCGGCTTCATAA
- a CDS encoding GrpB family protein — MEIDEIISVVPYDEKWNTLFQSEKANLLKAFGEDVIDIQHFGSTSVQGMIAKPIIDVLIGVKTIELNSSVTKNLIELGYEGFGEIGVGRLYFRKRQEYSFNLAVVIWNGEQWVNNLLIRNYLRDNPDVAKHYSEKKLKSIEKGYTTLLSYSDEKADFVYNLLEQAKKNFE; from the coding sequence ATGGAAATTGATGAAATTATAAGTGTGGTTCCTTACGATGAAAAGTGGAATACTTTATTTCAAAGCGAAAAGGCAAATCTTTTGAAGGCTTTCGGAGAAGACGTTATTGATATACAGCATTTCGGAAGCACATCTGTACAAGGAATGATTGCAAAACCGATTATTGATGTCCTGATTGGTGTAAAAACGATTGAATTGAACAGCTCTGTCACTAAAAATTTAATAGAACTGGGTTATGAAGGATTCGGAGAAATTGGGGTGGGGAGATTATATTTTCGGAAGCGGCAAGAATATTCCTTTAATCTTGCTGTCGTTATTTGGAACGGAGAGCAATGGGTAAATAATCTTCTCATAAGAAATTATTTAAGAGATAATCCAGATGTAGCCAAACATTACTCTGAAAAAAAGCTCAAATCCATAGAGAAAGGATATACTACATTACTTTCTTATTCGGATGAAAAAGCCGATTTCGTATACAATTTACTCGAACAAGCAAAGAAAAACTTTGAATAG